CGCCGAGTACTCGGCCTTCTTGAAGTCGTCGCCGAACGCGTCGTCGAACGTCTTCATCATGCTGGCGCCGCCGATCTCCTCGATCCGCAGCGACTCGTGCTCCTTCTGGACGTCCGCGACGGCGTTCAGCACCGGCTCGACCCGGTCGCCCGCCGTGTCCGCCTCGCCGCGCATGTCGAACCGCACCAGCGCGCTGCGGCCGTCCTTCGAAATCGTCTTGGCCTCGTACGGGGAGGTCACCCCCGTGACCTGGCCGGTCCCCTCCACCGCCGTGACGACCGCGGTGACCGCGGCCCGGAAGTCGGCGTCCGTCGCCTTGAGGCCGCCGTCCTTCGCCTGGACGAGGACGGACTCACCGGCCGGCTCCTCGATCCCGGCATCCTCGACGATCTGCGCGGCGGTGTGCGTCTCGCCGCCCATCTGGTCGCTGTCCTTGACGTCGACCCGGCCGGCCGCCGACCCGAGCCCCATCGCGAGGACGACGAACAGCACCCAGATGCCGACGGCGGCCCATCGGTGTCTGGCGCTCCAGCCGCCGGCCCGCGCGGCTATGCCCCGCACCCGTGTGTCTCGGTTCCGCATGACCGGCCTGCCCCCCATTGAGCGGCGACGACCCCCTGCCGTCACCTTGCGCTTCGAAGGTATGGCCCGCGTAAGAACACCGCGTCGTGCTCCTTGGTGACGCACCCCGGCGACGGGTCATCCCTCCGTACCGCCGTGTCTCACCGCTGAGGAGGATTCCGGCCCCTTACATCTTTCGGGTCGCCGGGGTGCGGGCTCGGGGTGCGCCGGGGGCGCCGGTACCCTTTCGCAGGCTTGTTGTCTAAGTCACAGGTGCGTGTAGTGGTTGAACCACGCACACCGCATCGGAGAGAGTGGCGCGCACGTCCGCCGCCGTGCGGACCCGGCCGTCGTGCCCGCCCCCACGGGGCACGACGGCCGTTCTAGGGTGTGCCCATGACGACGATGTACGCGGCGCTGCTGCGCGGGGTCAATGTCGGCGGGGCGAGGAAGCTCCCGATGGGCGACCTGCGCGCGCTTCTGACGGACCTCGGCCACGACGCCGTACGCACGTATCTGCAGAGCGGGCAGGCCGTCTTCGCCGCCGCGCACGGGGACGAGGATTCCCTGGCCGCCGAGTTGGCGGGGGCGATCGAGAAGCGCTTCGGCTTCGCGGTGGACGTGATCGTGCGCGACCACGCCTATCTGAAGGCCGTCGCCGAGGCGTGCCCCTTCCCGGCAGCCGAACTGGAGGCCAAGCAGTTGCACGTCACCTACTTCTCCGCCCCCGTGGACGCGGAGCGCTTCGCGCCGGTCGACGCGCCGGCCTTCCTCCCGGAGGAGTTCCGCCTCGGCGACCGCGCCCTGTACCTCTACGCGCCCGACGGTCTCGGCCGCTCCAAGCTCGCCGAGGCCCTCGCGCGTCCCCGCGTGAACAAGGGCGTGGTCGCGACCACCCGCAACTGGAACACCGTCGTCAGACTCGTGGAGATGACCGGCCCCTAGAGGCGGGACTGCGCTCCCTCACGTCAGGCCCCGACCGCCGCCAGTACCGGGGTCCGCGCCGCGTC
The Streptomyces sp. NBC_01723 genome window above contains:
- a CDS encoding DUF1697 domain-containing protein, with protein sequence MTTMYAALLRGVNVGGARKLPMGDLRALLTDLGHDAVRTYLQSGQAVFAAAHGDEDSLAAELAGAIEKRFGFAVDVIVRDHAYLKAVAEACPFPAAELEAKQLHVTYFSAPVDAERFAPVDAPAFLPEEFRLGDRALYLYAPDGLGRSKLAEALARPRVNKGVVATTRNWNTVVRLVEMTGP